The genome window TGTTGTACCTTCTCTCACATTTGCTCCTAAACCACATCCAAACAGGCACTTTGTACAAAAAGTACAGGCACGAAATATGTTAATCTGTTTCCTCATGAAAAACATTACAGATGGTCGGCTAAAGCAACAGAACTTAGGCAGTCAAACATCAAACTGTAATGTGAATTATGGAAACAGTGTTTGATTGAACAGGTGCATCAATACCCAAACCTCGAACTTCCACATGACTCTTCATCTCTTTATCTCCATGTCATTCTCTGTCAATCTGTCTGTAAAGCTTACATTCATTTTAGCAAATGCAGTACATAAAGCGACATATAACATACATAACATACACTGTTAAACTGATTATTGCACTGCGATAATTATGATTGATTTCCCCATTGATTAAAACGTATAATAAACTGGTGAATATTGTGACCATGTATGATAATATGAATAGCACGTGTCCCATCTACTACTGTGTATTTGtggaaaaatgacagaaactcaTTTTAAGCAGTATTATCTAAATCAGTATTCACTGTAATTAAATTTGATCCTTTGCTAATACAATGAGAATGCCATATTGTAAGAACCGTCAGTCCAATAAtctatatatttacacattacTCATTCCATGTGTCCCTTCTATGccttttaattgtctttttaaaaaagtctctTCCCATTTTGACTTGCATCAGACCagcaaacataatgataattccttaataacattaaaaagcaATTTACTTAGACACTATTTAGCTGGAACAGGCTGTGAATGTATGCTGTGAAGAAAGTAAAACATTATTTCAAGTGAATTCAAATATCTTTGGTTACtgcattttcagtctttttggtaTGTAAGAAGCGTACAAGCCACAGCAACTGCGTTATGTTAAAAGCTTGTTCTTGTCAGTCCATAATAAGAATGTGAGTCATATAAAATACTACTTTGATATAACATTCACCATTGTCCAGGATCGGTATTCAAAGTTACAGAAAGGTATCTTCTATTGGAAGATGAAATGCCGTCAGAAACTCTTTTACTGGTTGATCCAATGCCCCAAAAGTCTTTTAAAAgtgaagtcatgctttggctgCCTTCCGATAACACCCTCACAGGTCAGTGGAGACGGTGCTTCTCTTCACCCTCAGGCTACCGCCCCAGCCGCGGGGACAGGTGTTGTAGGAGTGCAGGCCGGGCGATCGGAggcctgagtcttcagactccaCAGAGGCATCAGAGTCTGTGAGGGAGCGAGTGTTGTACAGCCTCACAGGGGAGCAGATCCTCTGTGTTGGTGTTTGAGGAGGGCTGGTGAACGTGGGGGACTGGGCACCATACGCCCTGGACTGGAAAGGGCTCATGGGTGGTTTGTGACAGTCATAGCCATGGTGGGAATTTCCCAGAGGTGAGATGGGGAGGCTGTGACCGCTCAGTGCTCCAGGGGAGGGACTGTTTTTACGTTTGGCTGCATTAATGATGTTCTTGGCCAGGAGGCGATGGTTGGCTTTAGAGTCTGGGTTGTTAATAATGGGGGACATGCAGCGACTGTCTTTGGGTGGGGGAACAGGAGAGGTGGCAGACGATGTGTACAGAGGTTTAGTGGCAGAGAAGGATAAACTGGTCTGAGAGAGTGCAGGAGACTGGGAGCGTGAGCCCCAaggaggagagacaggagaCGTGGCTGTTTGGGTTCGTCTGGAAGTGGGAACAAAGGAAATGCTGGAAGACTGGGTATTCTGGCTCACCATAGGGGACTGGCATCTTGATCCCCATGGAGGAGAGCGTGGGGATGTGGCTGTAGATGTCTGGAAGGGTTTGGACGTGGATATGGAGGTGACAGAGGAAGACTGCTGGTTGACCATTGGGGACTGGCACCTGGATCCccaaggaggagaaagaggggaagTAGTCGTAGACATTTGGGATGGTCTGAAGCCAGGAACAGAGGGAGTGTTGGAGGACTGGGTATTCTGGCTCACCATTGGGGACTGACATCTTGAACCCCAAGGTGGAGAGCATGGAGAGGTAACTGTAGGTGTATGAGAGGGTCTGGGAGTAGTGGTGGAGGTAACCGTTGAAAATTGGATATTCTGACCGGCCATAGGGGATTGGCATCTCGTACCCATCGGAGAGGATACAGGGGAAGTGACTGAGCGATGAGCTAGGATGCTGGTGGAGGGTCGATTAGTTTGGTGGCTGGGAGTCCATGTCCCAGTGGCGGGGCCCTCTGGGCTGCTGAACCGTCGAGTTAGGCTGGGTGTCCTGGTTGGCGTGGGAGTCTCACTGGGGGTTTCAGCAGGGGAGGAATCCTTTAGTGTCTGTTGGGTCATGACAAATAATATGTGTTAGTCTATTGGAGACATATATTCAAaccaacaacacacaaacttctttttgttttctataaTTCTTGTGCAACGTTGGAATAAATACATGTCCTTTTTACATAAATTCTATCAagttgatttgttttgttctgcATCAGCAGGCACTAGCTCTATGCAACGAGACAGTGAAAGTGAATCTGTTTTggtaaaacagtatttatgtgtTCAGTCTAAGCCCCAGTGGCATTCAGGTCATCTCTGTGTATTCCTTTCTAATTCTTCTATAAGCCAAGCTGCCAGCACACATAGGCCTGGTCTTTAGTGTCTCTCTCAGGTTACTGGCATCTGGCCTTCCTGAGGTGGTTAACCTTTACTGGGATATGAAGTTACTCGACTGAAGCAAGGGCAGCATTCCATCTTATGCACAAACTAATTAAGATCAAACTATCTCCACTTGGAATGATAATAATATGAAGACTGGATTTAGTGCTATAGACTGAACTGCACACACAGTATCCTGAGAAGTTATGGTCTTTTAAGATTTACGTTGCTGATCATATTTCAAAAGTTCAGGGCATCTGTGAAAGAAACAAGGCCCAGGTCAAAGGTCGCTCCATTTGTCTGAATGTCTGTTTCCCTCAAGACCAGGGGTCAAGTCTTAACATGAACACACATTGCTGAAATTCTTATTAAAGTGTAAAAGACCTTGCAATGGCAAGCTGGAATGATAATTTCCAATTACAATGTCACgtactgtgtaaaaaaatatattgttatccTGTTGGAAATGATTTGTGTACTTAATGGAGGCATAACATTTATTAGCATGTTGAAGTGTTTGCAGTGTCTGCAAGGCAAGCAGAAAAGTGAATAACAAACACTAAATAGTGAAAAGAATGCCTGAAAGAAGCCAGACAGGAAAtgagaaaaaggagaaagaggTCACAGCAGAGTGTTAGCATAAAGTTTTAATCAGAGAAAGAAACACTCACCCTAACACACAGAAATCAATCATAACAGACAGAGTAACAGCAGAAAAGAGCAGTGAATCAAAGTTtatgaaatgaaacaaacatAAACCCTGAAGTGATTGATGATgtcctgtgaaaaaaaatacttctggAATTACTGCTTTAAGTCACGGAAACAATATATATGTAGGTCCATGATGCAAATTAGTATGCAGCACGCAGATTTGAAACATCAAAGAATCCAAGTACACACCATATATTTAGGTAGAAAATGCTGGAAAGCAGAGTAAATTACCCTGAagacataaagacataaaaggagTTCTCTCGCTGCAACTTTCATGTCAGTGAGCAGCATTAAATTGCAAATCATAGATCATAAAGCAGATGCCAGACCATCTGTTAAAGTGCTTTGTGAAGCAGCATCCCCCTTGTGCCCACAGAATTGGGAGACAAAGTGGAAAAAGCGTGAGGTTGTTTCTCATCATAATTCAAAACGTACTGAAAATTAGAGTATTTTAGTGCTGACATGCTCAGCTGCTTTGGGTTCTGATTACATCaaagcacatttttattttaacagaggGTAATTACTgctgttaatgtgtttgttactgtggaaaaaatacaattaGAAATTCTCTCAACAATTcactttggtaattttggaaGAAACAGACAAGGTCTGGCCCTAACTGCAATTATTATTGCGTTTCTTATACATCAGTTGCTTTCTGATACATGTGAGGATTAAAACATTTCACACgtaaaaatatttcactctgttaTATATCTACAGTACAAGAAAAAGTACCAGAAGGCACGAGTTAAACAAAGAAGTGCAGCAAactgtattaattaattaattttagccCTACTAAATTCAGTTTCAGGTTTCCAACCATTCTTCAgatgtaaacacattttttaataatagtaCAGAGAGGGTCTCCACACCTGCGGTGCAATCCCTGCTTTCTTGGCAGAGAACGTGGGCCTCGGTGCCTGGACCCCTGACCGGGGAGAGGACACTCGCTCTGGAGAAAAAGCCGACATAGGTGAGCTGATCCTTGGCTGCCCATAGGCTGGATTTGGTGGATATTCTGCTCCTCTTCTTGGGGGGCTGAGAGGCAGCTGTGGAGACATACACTGGGTACTGAAGTGAGACGGAGGGTTAGGTAAGGAAGTCTGTCTAGACAAAGGCTGGGTAGATATCAGGTTCTTGGACTGTGGTGCTCCTCTTGGTAGGGTACTAATGGGGTCCTTGACAGGGTTAAGGATGAAGAGTGAAGAGGAGAGCTGGTAGGGCCGGTGCCTCGACAGGTCCATCTCTATCTTGGAGCAACCATTTTCCAAAGGAGGCGGCTCTGGAACTGGCTCTGGAGCTGGAGCTTTTTGCTTTGGTTTTGGCTTGACGGCTTGTTGTGCCTTTAGGTTTTGTGAAAGTTGAGCACTCATGTCAGAGTTTTTAGCAATGGCCTTGACCCTGCCAGGCATGTTAGATGGGTACACCCAAGACGGTGGCAGGGACATCGTGGGTGAAGGAGACCTCATTTGTCCTGCATTTTGCTTCTCAACAACGAATTTGTCCATCCTAGACTGACGCCTGGCAAACAGCTCAGCCCCCTTTCCTGACACATTGGTGAGGGTCTGCTCTGGCTTGTGCTCTGCCCTCGGGCGTGTCCTGGAAGTCTTGAGGCAGGAAGCCCACTCGGGAGCTGCTGCCTCCTCGGCCCTGTCTTCTTCCTTGGCGAGGAAATTGGAGGCCTCTGCCCCAAGCGCCAGCAATTCTTCCTCGTGTGCCGGCTCAGGCACAGATCTAAGTCCGTGTTTCTTCCTTTCATCCGCCCCCTGCACCAAAGAGAGCAGCTCAGGGTTCGGAGGTACCACCGTCTTCTCTTTGAATGTGAACATTGACTTCCGACTTCCTCTTCTAGCAGCACCTTCCTCGAGTACTCCTGTTTTGATCGCTGCTATTGGTTTCCTCTCCCCAGTAGGCTGAGGAACAAAGGTGGAGGGCTTTGGGGCTGTTGGAGGGCCATAATGCGGCATGGGTGGGTACTGAGATACAGAAGACTGGTGGGCTGGTGGAGGGGAGCAGGGGGACATGACAGGAGACACTGGGGGTGGACTGGAGTAGTAGGTCTGCGGGGGTTGGTTTGTAAAGGCCGGTAGAGGAGGTGTGGGATATGATGGAGgcggaggaggtggtggtgagaACGCCATAGGTTGTGGAGCAGTAAAAATAGGTAGAGGAGGAGTAGCGTAAGAAGGAGCAGGGGGAATGTCCATGACGGGGCTGGCTGTCTCTGGAGACTGCACTGTCAGCGGTGAGAAGAAGGGCCTGGCAGTTCGATTGATGATGCTGCTTGTCTGCTTGGATGAGGGCACAGACACCCTCTCAGGTCCAGAGGTACTGTGGCAGCCATTATGGAGCTTTCCAGTGGGAACTGGCCCTGAGTGGCCTCCATTTATCTCTGCCTCCCCTTCAGCATGCCCCATCAGAACTGGATCAGTATTATTACTTTCAGGGGGAATCTCATCCTTGACTTTCTCCTCGAGCTCCTCATGGATTTTATCTCttgcctcttcctcttcctcctgctcttccttgACAGGGAGGAAATGTCTCTCTTGGATAACACTGTCCTCCATGTCGTCTCCCTTGTGAAAACCCTTACCTGGCTCCTCCATAATTTCACCTACTGAATGAACCCTCCCAGGTGGTGAAAAGAGCGGCTTTGTATTCTTAAAGTTCAGGTCTCTATCCTTGTCCTCAGTGCTCCTCTCTGCCCATGTTAGTTTGTTAGATGAGGTCTCTGTTTTCACATCCTCAGCTCCGTCCCCTCTTGACCCCTCTCCGCAGCTTTCGAGCGTGAAGGCGTTGACCCTCTGCTTGCGCCGGTTGAAGAGCTGCACGCCTCTGGAGCTGGAGTTGGAAGGTATGGTGAGTTGAGCAGCGATGATCTGACTCCTGACACGAGCCTCCTTTAGCTCCTTCTCTGATAAACTGGCACTCCTGGTCAGATCTGGagtgaaagagacaaaaagcctGATCAATGAGAGAAACAGGGGATCTTGCCTTTTTTGTGTAAGAGATGTTTGATTAATGATTAAAGGGATTTTAACTTTAGAAGACTTAGTAAAATCCACtgttcaaacaaaaacaactcccTCATCATCTAATTAAATCTCACCATACCACTTTTATGTACAAATAGAGAGAACCAGCAAGGACAAATTTTTAACAAGTCTGGGATTAAATATTCTCTTTAAAAACCCACATAATTGTTCCTGCAC of Centropristis striata isolate RG_2023a ecotype Rhode Island chromosome 12, C.striata_1.0, whole genome shotgun sequence contains these proteins:
- the LOC131981737 gene encoding mucin-2, whose translation is MPHYGPPTAPKPSTFVPQPTGERKPIAAIKTGVLEEGAARRGSRKSMFTFKEKTVVPPNPELLSLVQGADERKKHGLRSVPEPAHEEELLALGAEASNFLAKEEDRAEEAAAPEWASCLKTSRTRPRAEHKPEQTLTNVSGKGAELFARRQSRMDKFVVEKQNAGQMRSPSPTMSLPPSWVYPSNMPGRVKAIAKNSDMSAQLSQNLKAQQAVKPKPKQKAPAPEPVPEPPPLENGCSKIEMDLSRHRPYQLSSSLFILNPVKDPISTLPRGAPQSKNLISTQPLSRQTSLPNPPSHFSTQCMSPQLPLSPPRRGAEYPPNPAYGQPRISSPMSAFSPERVSSPRSGVQAPRPTFSAKKAGIAPQTLKDSSPAETPSETPTPTRTPSLTRRFSSPEGPATGTWTPSHQTNRPSTSILAHRSVTSPVSSPMGTRCQSPMAGQNIQFSTVTSTTTPRPSHTPTVTSPCSPPWGSRCQSPMVSQNTQSSNTPSVPGFRPSQMSTTTSPLSPPWGSRCQSPMVNQQSSSVTSISTSKPFQTSTATSPRSPPWGSRCQSPMVSQNTQSSSISFVPTSRRTQTATSPVSPPWGSRSQSPALSQTSLSFSATKPLYTSSATSPVPPPKDSRCMSPIINNPDSKANHRLLAKNIINAAKRKNSPSPGALSGHSLPISPLGNSHHGYDCHKPPMSPFQSRAYGAQSPTFTSPPQTPTQRICSPVRLYNTRSLTDSDASVESEDSGLRSPGLHSYNTCPRGWGGSLRVKRSTVSTDL
- the LOC131981402 gene encoding synaptopodin-like, whose amino-acid sequence is MEMEKGHTSIRRGVSWSPGGLRKPLQATQNMHTPGTDCNASWETTGFNKEQMSRKTNLTRSASLSEKELKEARVRSQIIAAQLTIPSNSSSRGVQLFNRRKQRVNAFTLESCGEGSRGDGAEDVKTETSSNKLTWAERSTEDKDRDLNFKNTKPLFSPPGRVHSVGEIMEEPGKGFHKGDDMEDSVIQERHFLPVKEEQEEEEEARDKIHEELEEKVKDEIPPESNNTDPVLMGHAEGEAEINGGHSGPVPTGKLHNGCHSTSGPERVSVPSSKQTSSIINRTARPFFSPLTVQSPETASPVMDIPPAPSYATPPLPIFTAPQPMAFSPPPPPPPSYPTPPLPAFTNQPPQTYYSSPPPVSPVMSPCSPPPAHQSSVSQYPP